In the Oncorhynchus keta strain PuntledgeMale-10-30-2019 chromosome 14, Oket_V2, whole genome shotgun sequence genome, one interval contains:
- the LOC118393828 gene encoding pro-adrenomedullin-like — translation MKLILQSFLYGCLLATIAQSVAGFQLEISPELKKRLSIWMQSRSRRDLNSFSAERIAESVQFVSPEDVRDTLIPHSSTDISVRTKRSKNSVNQAWRPGCSLGTCTVHDLAHRIHQLNNKLKIGSAPIDKISPHGYGRRRRSLPERRATLRLEGGRLRPVWGNADSHVHKLEELLRRT, via the exons ATGAAACTGATCCTGCAGTCTTTCCTCTACGGCTGTCTGCTGGCCACTATTGCCCAGAGTGTGGCTGGATTCCAACTTGAAATTAGCCCAGAGCTCAAAAAGAG GTTGAGCATATGGATGCAGAGCAGATCGAGACGAGATCTAAACAGTTTTTCTGCAGAGAGGATAGCAGAGTCTGTACAGTTTGTCAGCCCAGAAGACGTCAGGGACACCCTGATTCCTCATTCCAG cACTGACATCAGTGTCCGAACCAAGAGGTCCAAAAATTCAGTGAACCAGGCCTGGAGACCAGGCTGCTCTCTGGGCACCTGCACTGTGCATGACCTGGCCCACCGCATCCACCAGCTCAACAACAAGCTAAAGATTGGTAGTGCACCCATCGACAAGATCAGCCCACACGGCTACGGCCGGAGACGTCGTTCCCTCCCTGAGCGCAGGGCCACACTGAGGCTGGAGGGGGGCAGGCTGAGGCCTGTGTGGGGCAACGCAGACTCACACGTTCACAAGCTGGAGGAGCTGCTCAGACGGACATGA